In Myxococcota bacterium, a single window of DNA contains:
- a CDS encoding sigma-70 family RNA polymerase sigma factor, producing the protein MTLTDPDRALVERAQAELPYGTKAFDELIGRHSSRVFARCYAILRSHADAEEASQDVFLAVFRSLPRYQFDRPFSHWLSRVTLNACRMILRRRAAEQRRRDSYEREQPPPEPPPTRDIGLRRVVESLLDELDPGMRVALVMRFVEERGYREIAENLGISESAAKMRVSRGAKRLRQLYEERESAGASGPESGDE; encoded by the coding sequence ATGACCCTCACGGACCCGGACCGAGCGCTCGTCGAACGCGCCCAGGCCGAGTTGCCCTACGGCACGAAGGCATTCGACGAGCTGATCGGCCGCCATTCGTCGCGTGTCTTCGCGCGGTGTTACGCGATCCTGCGTTCCCACGCCGATGCGGAAGAGGCCTCCCAGGACGTGTTCCTGGCCGTGTTTCGGAGCCTGCCCCGCTACCAGTTCGATCGCCCCTTCTCCCACTGGCTGTCGCGCGTCACGCTGAACGCTTGCCGCATGATCCTGCGTCGCCGGGCCGCCGAACAGCGACGCAGGGACAGCTATGAGCGCGAGCAACCGCCGCCCGAGCCCCCTCCCACCCGCGACATCGGTCTGCGTCGCGTGGTCGAGTCGCTGCTCGACGAGCTCGATCCGGGCATGCGGGTCGCTCTCGTGATGCGCTTCGTGGAGGAGCGGGGCTACCGCGAGATTGCCGAGAATCTCGGGATCTCGGAGTCGGCGGCGAAGATGCGGGTTTCCCGGGGTGCGAAGCGCCTGCGGCAGCTGTACGAAGAACGCGAATCGGCCGGTGCGTCCGGCCCGGAGTCTGGCGATGAGTGA
- a CDS encoding OmpA family protein: MRRSFPLMVALCGTALACASVPQVAPLQVQSLKPRAGERVIVDQAVYLIDSSGSIDGGAQFAQERALFQTLVAGMPDGKYESGGISFGGVNRETHPLSSFDRSALQGYAGGLSYLNEGTPIHTVISEARSELGDSRGRAAIVLLSDGRPSDIGGREIPDSVPLDAAREAVASYDGKLCIHTVQIGNDPAGAAFLKQLSDVSGCGVNVAQSQLASAAGVESFERAVFLGGAAPVAKKMPGDRDGDGVLDPDDRCPNTLRGAKVDSRGCWRIQGLYFATNSDVIDPASKIRMDKEVVPVLKANPGVTMSIDGHTDARGAAAYNQNLSERRAKAVRDFLVSRGIDGDKLKWRGLGETQPAAPNDTKENMRLNRRTELTVVR; the protein is encoded by the coding sequence ATGCGTCGATCCTTTCCCTTGATGGTCGCCCTTTGTGGCACCGCGCTGGCGTGCGCCAGCGTTCCCCAAGTCGCGCCCTTGCAGGTGCAGAGTCTGAAGCCCCGCGCCGGTGAGCGCGTGATCGTGGACCAGGCCGTGTACCTGATCGACTCCTCGGGTTCGATCGACGGCGGCGCTCAGTTCGCCCAGGAGCGCGCTCTGTTCCAGACGCTCGTGGCCGGCATGCCCGACGGCAAGTACGAGTCGGGCGGAATCAGCTTCGGCGGTGTCAATCGCGAGACCCACCCGCTCTCGAGCTTCGATCGCTCGGCGCTCCAGGGATACGCGGGCGGCCTCTCCTACCTGAACGAGGGCACGCCGATCCACACCGTGATCTCGGAAGCCCGCAGCGAACTCGGCGACTCGCGCGGTCGCGCTGCGATCGTGCTGCTTTCGGACGGTCGTCCGAGTGACATCGGTGGCCGCGAGATTCCCGACAGTGTTCCGCTCGACGCCGCCCGCGAGGCGGTTGCCAGCTACGACGGGAAGCTCTGCATCCACACCGTGCAGATCGGGAACGATCCGGCCGGTGCCGCGTTCCTCAAGCAGCTCTCCGATGTGTCGGGCTGCGGCGTGAACGTGGCCCAGTCGCAGTTGGCCAGCGCGGCGGGCGTCGAGAGCTTCGAGCGCGCGGTGTTCCTGGGTGGAGCCGCTCCGGTGGCGAAGAAGATGCCCGGTGACCGCGATGGCGACGGGGTGCTCGATCCCGACGATCGCTGCCCGAACACGCTGCGCGGCGCGAAGGTCGATTCGCGCGGTTGCTGGCGGATCCAGGGCCTCTACTTCGCGACGAACAGCGACGTCATCGATCCGGCCTCGAAGATCCGCATGGACAAGGAAGTCGTTCCCGTCCTCAAGGCGAATCCGGGTGTCACGATGAGCATCGATGGCCACACCGACGCGCGGGGTGCCGCCGCCTACAACCAGAACCTGTCCGAGCGGCGGGCGAAGGCGGTGCGCGACTTCCTCGTGTCGCGCGGTATCGACGGCGACAAGCTGAAGTGGCGCGGCCTGGGCGAGACCCAGCCCGCCGCCCCGAACGACACGAAGGAAAACATGCGGCTCAACCGCCGCACCGAGTTGACCGTCGTGCGCTGA
- a CDS encoding SGNH/GDSL hydrolase family protein, with the protein MKWVLLLVFTLLGVVLAEGVASVLVDEVYLQRRSRMGGILVPYAPNTAADLLADEFRVGFSINRFGHRDRADRSETPTPDTTRVVVLGDSFSAGWGVEFEDTYAYRVEEATGVEMINAAKNGGCPLWFVPQARYTREHFSPDWFVVQLFDNDPEDNVIHMNRFDLEVGDVYTTLPERLEPPTGVRSLIQRFDASVLRRRFRQLSRRLRGKRLHSTPYVKPGRKADQPVLSREEAIEKHGVRFDAERPLSTSWAFHDPEQTPQWEERIAWNAQLLGQLLEEARAAGIRVAVLYIPAYDVFLRPPGRNPHAESAREVTEAHGAVWIDAQQALAGTPRPWELYHAYDGHLNAPGHAAIATLLGDRMAEHW; encoded by the coding sequence ATGAAATGGGTGCTGCTGCTGGTCTTCACGCTGCTCGGCGTCGTGCTCGCCGAGGGCGTCGCGAGCGTTCTGGTCGACGAGGTCTACCTCCAGCGACGCTCGCGGATGGGGGGCATCCTGGTTCCCTACGCGCCGAACACGGCGGCCGACCTGCTGGCCGACGAGTTTCGCGTGGGCTTCTCGATCAATCGCTTCGGCCACCGCGATCGCGCGGACCGCAGTGAGACGCCGACGCCGGACACCACGCGGGTGGTGGTGCTGGGCGACTCCTTCTCGGCGGGCTGGGGCGTCGAGTTCGAGGACACCTACGCCTATCGGGTGGAAGAAGCCACCGGCGTCGAGATGATCAACGCGGCGAAGAACGGCGGGTGTCCGCTGTGGTTCGTGCCCCAGGCCCGCTATACGCGTGAGCACTTCTCCCCCGATTGGTTCGTCGTTCAGCTCTTCGACAACGACCCCGAAGACAACGTCATCCACATGAACCGTTTCGACCTCGAGGTGGGGGACGTCTACACCACGCTTCCCGAACGCCTGGAGCCTCCGACCGGCGTTCGCAGCCTCATCCAACGCTTCGACGCGTCGGTCCTGCGGCGACGCTTCCGGCAGCTGAGCCGGCGGCTGCGCGGCAAGCGGCTCCACAGCACGCCCTACGTGAAGCCTGGTCGCAAGGCAGACCAACCGGTGCTGAGTCGCGAAGAGGCGATCGAGAAGCACGGCGTCCGCTTCGACGCCGAGCGTCCGCTCAGCACCAGCTGGGCGTTCCACGACCCGGAGCAAACGCCGCAGTGGGAGGAGCGCATCGCCTGGAACGCACAGCTCCTGGGGCAACTGCTCGAAGAAGCGCGCGCCGCCGGGATCCGGGTGGCCGTGCTCTACATCCCCGCCTACGACGTCTTCCTGCGGCCACCCGGACGCAACCCGCACGCCGAGAGTGCGCGCGAGGTCACCGAAGCCCACGGAGCCGTGTGGATCGACGCCCAGCAGGCGCTCGCAGGGACCCCACGCCCCTGGGAGCTCTACCACGCCTACGACGGGCACCTGAACGCGCCGGGACATGCCGCCATCGCCACGCTCCTCGGCGATCGCATGGCCGAGCACTGGTAG
- a CDS encoding nitroreductase family protein: MSAEILDLGLDELLTTTRTVRKRLDFDRPVPRAIIETCLEIATQAPNGGNLNSWRWIALDDRALITRIAEIYNAGLDDYIATFGDAGYPGAHVPGADRIESSTQYLRDHFHRSPVVVIPLLAGRTDGDGPGSHAFYQASQWGSILQAVWSFMLALRARGLGSAWTTGHLWREAELAELLGVPSQVYMQVGLFPVAYTLGTGFRPGPRKPVGEILGWNAFDTAS; encoded by the coding sequence ATGAGCGCGGAGATCCTCGACCTGGGCCTCGACGAGCTGCTCACCACGACGCGCACGGTGCGTAAGCGCCTCGACTTCGATCGCCCCGTGCCCCGCGCGATCATCGAGACCTGTCTCGAGATCGCCACCCAGGCACCAAACGGCGGCAACCTCAACAGCTGGCGCTGGATCGCGCTCGACGACCGCGCGCTCATCACCCGCATCGCCGAGATCTACAACGCGGGCCTCGACGACTACATCGCCACGTTCGGCGACGCGGGCTATCCGGGTGCTCACGTCCCGGGCGCCGACCGCATCGAGAGCTCCACCCAGTACCTCCGCGACCACTTCCACCGGTCGCCCGTCGTGGTGATCCCGCTCCTGGCAGGGCGCACGGATGGTGACGGTCCGGGAAGCCACGCCTTCTACCAGGCCAGTCAGTGGGGCTCGATCCTCCAAGCCGTGTGGAGCTTCATGCTGGCCCTGCGCGCCCGCGGCCTCGGGAGTGCCTGGACCACCGGCCATCTGTGGCGCGAAGCCGAGCTCGCGGAGCTGCTCGGCGTGCCGTCGCAGGTCTACATGCAGGTGGGACTCTTCCCGGTCGCCTACACCCTGGGGACCGGGTTCCGCCCCGGCCCCCGCAAGCCCGTCGGCGAGATCCTGGGCTGGAACGCCTTCGACACCGCAAGCTGA
- a CDS encoding dihydrodipicolinate reductase, with amino-acid sequence MAYRVVQWNTGNVGTQTLKAILQHPDLELAGCFAWSEAKAGVDAGELVGEAPVGVVATRDVDALLELGADCVCYTPLWPDLDTLCRILASGTNVTTTAAFLTGHGSFGEAGRARLRQACEQGQTSIMGTGMHPGFSNLMALATAGACNRIDKITITESQDASGYASAETQRSVGFDDPIDSPHLTAKVREGSLVFSDGLYVMAEALGITLDAVDFEARFAPATADSDLGFMVIRKGHVAGVEGRWLGKLGGRTVFDVGFRWKMGAHVEEPWPIEHAYLLEVQGSPTLKLRMEIRPPRDFVARSPDDWMSLGMIITGLPAVHAIPAVCEAPAGLRSYADLPLVTAKGCVAG; translated from the coding sequence ATGGCGTATCGGGTCGTCCAGTGGAACACGGGCAACGTCGGAACCCAGACCCTGAAGGCGATCCTGCAGCACCCCGACCTCGAGCTGGCGGGTTGCTTCGCCTGGAGCGAGGCGAAGGCTGGCGTCGACGCGGGCGAACTGGTCGGCGAGGCGCCCGTCGGCGTCGTCGCTACCCGCGACGTCGACGCACTGCTCGAGCTCGGGGCCGATTGCGTCTGCTACACGCCGCTGTGGCCCGACCTGGACACACTTTGCCGCATCCTCGCCTCGGGCACGAACGTCACGACGACCGCGGCTTTCCTCACCGGACACGGATCCTTCGGAGAGGCCGGTCGCGCGCGGCTGCGCCAAGCCTGCGAGCAGGGACAGACCTCGATCATGGGCACCGGCATGCATCCGGGGTTCAGCAACCTGATGGCGCTCGCCACCGCCGGGGCGTGCAACCGGATCGACAAGATCACGATCACCGAGTCCCAGGACGCGTCGGGATACGCCTCGGCAGAGACCCAGCGCAGCGTCGGCTTCGACGACCCGATCGATTCGCCCCATCTCACGGCGAAAGTGCGCGAGGGCTCGCTCGTCTTCTCGGACGGTCTCTACGTCATGGCCGAGGCGCTCGGCATCACCCTCGACGCCGTGGACTTCGAGGCCCGCTTCGCCCCCGCCACCGCCGACAGCGACCTCGGCTTCATGGTGATCCGCAAGGGACACGTCGCGGGGGTCGAGGGGCGCTGGCTCGGAAAGCTCGGCGGCCGCACGGTCTTCGATGTCGGTTTCCGCTGGAAGATGGGAGCCCACGTCGAGGAGCCCTGGCCGATCGAGCACGCCTATCTGCTCGAGGTGCAGGGCAGCCCGACGCTCAAGCTGCGCATGGAGATTCGTCCGCCGCGTGACTTCGTCGCGCGCAGCCCGGACGACTGGATGTCCCTCGGCATGATCATCACGGGTCTGCCGGCGGTCCATGCCATCCCGGCCGTCTGCGAAGCACCGGCGGGGCTGCGCAGCTACGCCGATCTGCCCCTGGTCACCGCCAAGGGATGCGTCGCCGGATGA
- a CDS encoding DUF547 domain-containing protein — protein sequence MPRDRSHSPGARPAGFALPALCLVMALSGCVTVHAPPLAAGPGEATALFQHDGFDAFLSRHVDDRGRLDYAAAAGDRSDLDRYLVALATASPDATPDHFPSDADRLAYWLNAYNAWAIALVLEHYPIASVREVPSPAPARWVVPDLAGFFFFQHVTLGGETLSLYELENGVVRERFPDPRIHFALNCASRSCPRLPAEAFRPTTLEAQLARETRRFLGEARNFEVRPGDREIHLSSIFDWYTDDFTDWVTQQDPAREASLESYVRLAHPDGDRVLAGCEDCRLVFVPYDWGLNDRAPAQPVASP from the coding sequence GTGCCTCGAGATCGATCTCACTCGCCCGGGGCGCGCCCGGCCGGGTTCGCCCTGCCCGCCCTGTGTCTCGTGATGGCCCTGTCGGGTTGCGTCACGGTGCACGCACCGCCGCTCGCGGCAGGCCCAGGGGAAGCCACCGCTCTGTTCCAGCACGACGGTTTCGACGCCTTCCTTTCGCGTCACGTCGATGATCGGGGTCGCCTCGACTACGCGGCCGCTGCCGGCGATCGGAGCGACCTGGACCGCTACCTGGTTGCACTGGCAACGGCGAGCCCGGACGCGACGCCCGACCACTTCCCGTCGGACGCGGATCGACTCGCCTACTGGCTGAACGCCTATAACGCCTGGGCGATCGCCCTCGTCCTCGAGCACTACCCGATCGCGAGCGTCCGCGAGGTTCCCTCTCCGGCCCCAGCCCGTTGGGTCGTGCCCGATCTGGCGGGCTTCTTCTTCTTCCAGCACGTCACGCTCGGAGGCGAGACCCTTTCGCTCTACGAACTCGAGAACGGCGTGGTGCGCGAGCGGTTCCCCGATCCGCGGATCCACTTCGCCCTGAACTGCGCCTCGCGAAGCTGCCCGCGGCTTCCGGCCGAGGCGTTCCGGCCGACCACGCTCGAGGCACAGCTCGCCCGGGAAACGCGGCGCTTCCTCGGTGAGGCGCGCAACTTCGAAGTCCGCCCGGGAGACCGGGAGATCCACCTCTCGTCGATCTTCGACTGGTACACGGACGACTTCACGGATTGGGTGACGCAACAGGATCCGGCCCGCGAGGCCTCCCTCGAGAGCTACGTCCGGCTCGCCCACCCCGATGGCGACCGCGTCCTCGCGGGCTGCGAAGACTGCCGCCTGGTCTTCGTTCCCTACGACTGGGGTCTGAACGATCGCGCGCCGGCCCAGCCCGTCGCGTCGCCCTGA
- a CDS encoding ATP-binding protein, translated as MEWHSLLLLAFSLAALGLWIGGRRALTSIAPSGYWPMGWACLLLTGLLLAFRSRFPEVPFGLLAFVPSAAFVPLMVAGALQFSHRPVPRALLWAPVGIAAVRIAASLAGASTVVALVPLLVEPPLLLVAASLVQRETREASWVQRAIAPGFLALAALETADAITNLRLGTREVPWFAWIGVAIPLVALQLISQIERLRELAAQSLAEVQQSEDHLRTVLSSLGSTRVVAFDREGHVLEVYGDPVGPNNRANPYGIRRTEAHGKGPFDFLPEARAREAVEVIRDVYDRGVERQLEVELTTPLRSFSLAVNFAPVCHAGGSTDFVLGVIHDTTERVAESAELERSKNRLQAIVSALSQNRVVLLDRHGRMESIVGLIEDRVTVHGVDKSDVEGSLLTRFVPGAAGAEILEKIARVFESGIEESLFQRVELPGGEFYFEAEMRALRGPHGQPEWVLAVCTDVTERVRAEERRRELESRVRQSQKLESLGVLAGGIAHDFNNLLSGILGNADLALSDVDPESPVATALIDIRRSSVRAAELTTQLLAYAGRTSVAPAPLEVGALVSEMSALLRTSVGRGRLALEPAEKPLWIHADATQIRQLVMNLITNASESLPDLGGRVQVRIGHEWVDRDRLLSGGIAEEPTEGDYVFIEVRDDGCGMDEATQQRIFDPFFSTKIEGRGLGLAAVLGIVRSHHGLLEVRSAPGEGTTFRALFLREQRIPATTTESGAATRLPMGEGRVLVVDDDEAVRRVASRVLRKLGYEAHAAAGGPEAVEVLRMASPPFACAVVDLSMPEWDGERVGQELRAIHPDLPLIFMSGHSERDAIRRTAALDRSCFVSKPFRMSELSDAIRAVLGDVD; from the coding sequence ATGGAATGGCACTCGCTGCTGCTGCTGGCCTTCTCTCTCGCGGCGCTCGGCCTCTGGATCGGTGGTCGCCGCGCGCTCACCAGCATCGCGCCCAGCGGGTACTGGCCGATGGGTTGGGCCTGCCTCCTGCTGACAGGCCTGCTGCTCGCGTTCCGCTCGCGTTTCCCCGAGGTCCCGTTCGGCCTGCTCGCCTTCGTTCCGAGCGCCGCCTTCGTCCCGTTGATGGTCGCGGGCGCGCTTCAGTTCTCCCACCGCCCCGTCCCGCGAGCCCTGCTCTGGGCGCCGGTCGGCATCGCGGCGGTGCGGATCGCGGCCTCGCTGGCCGGCGCGTCCACGGTCGTCGCCCTGGTCCCCCTGCTGGTCGAGCCGCCGCTGCTGCTGGTCGCCGCGAGCCTGGTGCAGCGCGAGACGCGGGAGGCCAGCTGGGTCCAGCGGGCCATCGCCCCTGGCTTCCTCGCCCTCGCCGCCCTCGAAACCGCCGACGCGATCACCAATCTGCGGCTCGGGACGCGCGAAGTTCCCTGGTTCGCCTGGATCGGCGTCGCGATCCCGCTCGTCGCCCTTCAGCTGATCTCGCAGATCGAGCGCCTGCGGGAACTCGCGGCCCAGTCCCTGGCGGAGGTGCAACAGAGCGAGGATCACCTGCGGACCGTGCTGTCGTCTCTGGGCAGCACGCGCGTCGTGGCCTTCGACCGCGAGGGCCACGTCTTGGAGGTGTACGGCGACCCGGTGGGCCCGAACAACCGCGCCAACCCGTACGGAATTCGGCGCACGGAAGCCCATGGCAAGGGCCCCTTCGACTTCCTTCCCGAGGCGCGCGCACGGGAAGCCGTCGAGGTGATTCGCGACGTCTACGACCGGGGCGTCGAGCGCCAGTTGGAGGTCGAGCTCACCACCCCGCTCCGGAGCTTCTCCCTGGCCGTCAACTTCGCGCCCGTCTGCCACGCCGGCGGCTCCACCGACTTCGTGTTGGGCGTGATCCACGATACGACCGAGCGGGTCGCAGAGAGCGCCGAACTCGAACGCAGCAAGAACCGGCTGCAGGCGATCGTGTCCGCGCTCTCCCAGAACCGCGTCGTGCTCCTCGACCGGCATGGCCGCATGGAGTCGATCGTCGGCCTGATCGAGGACCGCGTCACGGTCCACGGCGTCGACAAGAGTGACGTCGAGGGATCGCTGCTCACGCGTTTCGTCCCGGGCGCGGCCGGCGCCGAGATCCTCGAGAAGATCGCCCGGGTGTTCGAGTCCGGGATCGAAGAGAGCCTCTTCCAGCGCGTCGAACTGCCCGGAGGCGAGTTCTACTTCGAGGCGGAGATGCGGGCACTGCGCGGCCCGCACGGCCAGCCCGAGTGGGTCCTCGCCGTGTGTACGGACGTGACCGAACGGGTGCGCGCCGAGGAGCGACGCCGGGAGCTCGAGAGCCGGGTGCGCCAGTCCCAGAAACTCGAGAGCCTGGGCGTGCTCGCCGGAGGCATCGCCCACGACTTCAACAACCTCTTGAGTGGCATCCTCGGCAACGCCGACCTCGCGCTCTCGGACGTCGACCCCGAGAGCCCCGTCGCGACCGCCCTCATCGACATCCGCCGCTCGAGCGTCCGCGCGGCGGAGCTCACCACCCAGCTTCTCGCCTATGCCGGTCGCACCAGCGTGGCGCCGGCACCCCTCGAAGTGGGGGCCCTGGTGTCGGAGATGAGCGCGCTCCTGCGGACCAGCGTCGGGCGCGGGCGACTCGCGCTCGAGCCCGCAGAGAAGCCGCTGTGGATCCACGCCGATGCCACCCAGATTCGCCAGCTGGTGATGAACCTCATCACCAACGCGTCCGAATCGCTCCCCGACCTCGGCGGGCGGGTCCAGGTCCGCATCGGTCACGAGTGGGTGGATCGCGACCGCCTGCTCTCCGGCGGCATCGCCGAAGAGCCGACGGAAGGCGACTACGTCTTCATCGAGGTGCGCGACGACGGCTGCGGCATGGATGAAGCCACCCAGCAGCGCATCTTCGACCCGTTCTTCAGCACCAAGATCGAGGGCCGCGGGCTCGGCCTGGCCGCGGTGCTGGGCATCGTGCGGTCCCACCACGGGTTGCTCGAGGTGCGGAGCGCGCCCGGCGAGGGCACCACCTTCCGCGCCCTCTTCTTGCGGGAACAGCGGATCCCGGCGACCACCACCGAGTCGGGCGCTGCGACCCGCCTGCCGATGGGCGAGGGCCGCGTGCTCGTGGTCGACGATGACGAGGCGGTCCGCCGCGTCGCATCGCGGGTGCTGCGGAAGCTGGGCTACGAGGCACATGCGGCGGCCGGCGGTCCCGAGGCCGTCGAGGTACTGCGGATGGCGAGCCCGCCGTTCGCCTGCGCCGTCGTCGACCTTTCGATGCCCGAGTGGGACGGAGAGCGGGTGGGTCAGGAGCTGCGCGCGATCCACCCCGACCTGCCCCTCATCTTCATGAGCGGTCACAGCGAGCGCGACGCCATTCGACGCACGGCGGCGCTCGACCGATCCTGCTTCGTCTCGAAGCCGTTCCGGATGAGCGAGCTCTCCGACGCGATCCGCGCCGTCCTGGGCGACGTCGACTAG
- a CDS encoding MBL fold metallo-hydrolase, translating into MWKTLGIGFALLVLVVGGVFWFSDDARHEANLRAAEMAGEVATGFVRRQAGSSRAADFINIPVEVRELASGVYQARGVGNVHLIATDEGHVVYDTGLATQAAKQKRLLEEAVPEGDVTHVVVSHSHQDHAGGAKFWVRDGVELVAHREFSEEQRYLKELEDYLFFRNRTLFPWMPESAPKSGPFVYGGDEPTILVDDLNPLVFEQGGVRFEVLSTPGAEGADNICLWLPDQKILFSGDFFGPIFPQFPNVFTMRGEKVRKPIEYIRSLDLIIALEPEMIVPSHKDPVTGREEILSDLRRMRDAVRHVHDAVVAGMNGGKTVYELMEEITLPPHLELTQAHGRVSWAVKSIWEYYATWFHFDTTTELYPVPARALYGDIAAAAGSDTLVERAQLHLDAGRPVHALHLLDIVVEAEPRHQRGQQVRRAALERLLDDAQELGNSYEIDWLHYRIRLTDEALGDAA; encoded by the coding sequence ATGTGGAAGACCCTGGGAATCGGCTTCGCGCTCCTGGTCCTCGTCGTGGGAGGGGTTTTCTGGTTCTCCGACGATGCCCGGCACGAGGCGAACCTGCGCGCGGCCGAGATGGCCGGTGAAGTCGCGACGGGCTTCGTGCGTCGCCAGGCGGGCAGCTCCCGTGCGGCGGATTTCATCAACATCCCGGTCGAGGTGCGTGAACTCGCCTCGGGGGTCTATCAGGCACGCGGCGTCGGCAACGTGCATCTCATCGCGACCGATGAAGGGCATGTCGTCTACGACACCGGGCTCGCGACCCAGGCCGCGAAGCAGAAGCGCCTGCTCGAAGAGGCCGTGCCAGAAGGGGACGTGACCCACGTCGTCGTCAGCCACTCGCACCAGGATCATGCGGGCGGCGCGAAGTTCTGGGTCCGCGACGGCGTCGAGCTCGTCGCGCATCGCGAGTTCTCCGAAGAGCAGCGCTACCTGAAGGAGCTCGAGGACTACCTCTTCTTCCGCAACCGGACCCTGTTCCCCTGGATGCCCGAGTCCGCGCCGAAGTCGGGCCCCTTCGTCTACGGTGGCGACGAGCCGACGATCCTCGTCGACGACCTGAACCCGCTCGTCTTCGAGCAGGGCGGCGTCCGCTTCGAAGTGCTCTCGACGCCCGGAGCCGAGGGAGCCGACAACATCTGCCTGTGGCTCCCCGACCAGAAGATCCTGTTCAGCGGCGACTTCTTCGGGCCCATCTTCCCGCAGTTCCCGAATGTGTTCACGATGCGGGGCGAGAAGGTGCGCAAGCCGATCGAATACATCCGCTCGCTCGACCTCATCATCGCGCTGGAGCCCGAGATGATCGTGCCGAGCCACAAGGATCCCGTCACCGGTCGCGAGGAGATCCTGTCGGACCTCCGGCGCATGCGCGACGCCGTCCGCCACGTGCACGACGCGGTCGTCGCCGGGATGAACGGTGGCAAGACGGTCTACGAGCTGATGGAGGAGATCACGCTGCCGCCCCATCTCGAACTGACCCAGGCCCACGGCCGGGTGAGCTGGGCGGTGAAGAGCATCTGGGAGTACTACGCGACCTGGTTCCACTTCGACACGACCACCGAGCTGTATCCCGTCCCGGCCCGCGCGCTCTACGGGGACATCGCAGCGGCTGCGGGTAGTGACACCCTGGTCGAACGCGCCCAGCTGCACCTGGACGCGGGACGTCCCGTGCACGCGCTGCACCTGCTCGACATCGTGGTCGAGGCCGAACCCCGACACCAGCGGGGCCAGCAGGTACGGCGAGCGGCGCTCGAGCGCCTCCTCGACGATGCCCAGGAGCTGGGCAACAGCTACGAGATCGACTGGCTGCACTACCGGATCCGCCTCACGGACGAAGCGCTCGGCGACGCCGCATGA
- a CDS encoding TetR family transcriptional regulator: MSTAVVERRDGEATREKIRRAAESLFTRRGLAAVTLREIAREAGQRNVAAVQYHFGSKEGLIADLVDRHQAEIDAERRARLDRCLRGGREQDLDALLDVLLEPLAAKLESATGRAYLLIQAERLGQEGLRPATRELVGYLSRALGTTRSDPERDRLAVLLVFHALADRARQEEHRRDRRGRARLVQHLRHVLAGLFDG, from the coding sequence ATGAGTACCGCGGTCGTCGAGCGGCGCGACGGCGAGGCGACGCGCGAGAAGATCCGCCGGGCCGCCGAGTCGCTCTTCACCCGGCGCGGGCTGGCAGCGGTGACGCTGCGGGAGATCGCCCGGGAGGCCGGGCAGCGGAACGTCGCGGCGGTCCAGTACCACTTCGGAAGCAAGGAAGGCCTGATCGCCGACCTGGTCGACCGGCACCAGGCCGAGATCGATGCAGAGCGGCGCGCCCGCCTCGATCGCTGTCTCCGCGGAGGACGCGAGCAGGATCTCGACGCACTTCTCGACGTCCTCCTCGAACCCCTCGCGGCAAAGCTCGAGTCGGCCACGGGTCGCGCCTACCTATTGATCCAGGCCGAGCGTCTCGGCCAGGAGGGGCTTCGCCCAGCGACACGCGAGCTCGTGGGATACCTGTCGCGCGCGTTGGGGACGACACGGTCCGACCCGGAACGGGATCGGCTGGCCGTGCTGCTGGTCTTCCACGCGCTGGCGGATCGGGCGCGGCAAGAGGAGCATCGCCGGGATCGGCGCGGACGGGCGCGGCTGGTCCAGCATCTGCGCCACGTGCTCGCCGGCCTGTTCGACGGATAG